AGCGACCCTGACGTCTGCGGGGCAGAATCAGGTGCTCGGCGGCTTCAGTACCGTCCTGAATCCGGTGACCTTCACGATCGGAACACCGGCCGCGGCGCCCAACGGCACTGTCGGCACGGTGGCGGCGGCATCCGTCCAGCCGAAGGTCGAACTGCCTTCGGCGCCTCCGGCGACCGATGGGATCGAAATCGACAAGGAGAACCTCAGAGCATTGCAGTCCGGCGCATCCGCCACCGCGTCGGCAGCCGGGTTCCAGCCGGGCGAACAAGGCATCAAGGTCGTCGTGTACTCGACGCCGGTTCTGCTCGACACGGTCACTGCGGATGCGAACGGCGTCGCCACATGGACGGGCGCGCTGCCTGCCACGCTCGAGGCCGGCGCGCACACGCTGACCTTCCAGGGCTCCGTCGACCGCGGGCTCGCCTTCACCCTCGATCGCACGACGGCAGCCGTCGGCGTCTGCGCGGTAGAGGGCGCCAGCCTCGACTGGGGCTACAAGGAGAGCTTCCGCAACTACATCGAAGGCATCGCGCACGGCGGCTGGAATCTCACCGGCGTCGTCTACGAGTTCCCCGAGTTCGTCTGGTCCGAGGGCACGGGCTCGTTCGATCCCGAAGCCCGGAGCGGTCTGGTCGATTTCGGTGGCACTATCGCGTTCCACGGTCACGACGGCGCACTCGACACGAAGCTGAACAACGCGCGCGTCGAACTGGCCGGAGACAAGGGCTACATCCTGTTCGACATCGCCGGTACCACGCAGGGCGGCGAGCAGATCGACCAGAAGGGTGTGCGATTCGTCGAGTTCTCCGTCGCGGATGCCGAGATCGTCGACGGCGTGCTGACGGTGAACGACGCTGCATCCGTCCTCACCGAGAGCGGATCCGCGGCGTTCGGCACCTACGCGGCCGGCGAGTCGTTCGACCCGGTGTCGCTGCGCATCCCCGTTGGTGCGGACTGCGGACTCGCCCCGGTGGAGGAACCGGCAGACAACGAGGCCGTCGCCGCGATCAGCGCCGCTGCGACGCCGATCGCCGGCGACGCCGCGGGCTTGCCGATCTGGGCGTGGGTGGTCATCGGACTGCTGGTCGTCGGTGCAGGTGCGGGCGCAGGCGTCATCGTCAAGCGGCGCCGGGATGCGGCTTCCGCCACCATCGGCGAGGATTGATGCCATGGCCACCACTGAACGTCCGCAGCGACGCCCCCGTCCGCAGATCGTGCTGGACGTCGTCGAGCGCATTCGGCTGACGCCTCATCTGGTGCGCATCGTCGCGGGTGGCCCAGGCATCGCGGCCGTCGAGGACAACGGCTTCACCGACGCCTATACGAAGATGCACTTCGCCCCGGCTGAGGCGCAGCTCACGCCGCCGTATGACATGGCAGAGCTGCGTGAGCGGCTTCCTGTCGAACTGCTGCCCTCCGTGCGCACGTACTCGATCCGCCGGTTCGATCTGGACGCGGGGCAGATCTGGATCGACTTCGTCACGCACGGCGACGAGGGGGTGGCGGGGCCGTGGGCGGCGAACGCGAAGCCGGGTGATCCCGTCGTGCTCGGAGGGATCGGTGGCGGATACGCACCGGACGCCGCGGCGGACTGGCATCTGCTCGTAGGTGACGAGTCGGCGATCCCTGCGATCTCGGCGGCGTTGGAGGCGATGCCGGCGGATGCTGTCGGCACGGTGCTCCTGGAGGTGCAGGATGAGTCCGAGCATCTTGAGCTGATCTCCCCCGAGGGGATCGAGGTGCGTTGGCTGCACCGAGGCGACCGTGAAGCAGGGACGACGACCGAACTCATCGACGCCGTGCGCACTCTCGAGTGGCGTCCAGGTCGCGTGCAGGTCTTCGCGCACGGCGAGCGCGGGGCGATGAAGCAGCTTCGGCCGTTCCTGACCGATGAGCGCGGCCTGGACCGCGCGCAGCTGTCGCTGTCGGCGTATTGGGCCCACGGCCGCCGCGAAGACGCATTCCAGGCCGAGAAGCGCGAGGCCGTCGGGCAGGTGTAGCGCGCGGCCGGCACACCTGCAGGGCGGATGCACGGATGCAGGGGTATCTGGCGGCGTGTCGCCCTGCATCCGTACGATCGCCCTGCATCTGTGTCGGGCCACTGTCGTTGACCCGCACCTGAGGTCCGCTCGCCGGCGAACAGTGGGACAATGGATGCATGTCCTCCACCGATTCTCACGAGACTGTCGAGGCGACCGTTCGACGGGTGCCCCGCTACGGCGTTTTCATGGGCATCGGAGTGGTGCTCGGCATCATCGCTGCGGGCATCCTGACCATGGTCGGCAATTACGAGCCGTCGCAGGCGCTCGATGTCGTCTACCCGCCCAGCCAGGTCTTCGGCTTCGCGCTGCTCTGGACCGTGCCGATCGGGCTCGCACTCGGGGGAGTGGCCGCGATTCTGCTGGAACGTGTCGCCCGCCGCCACGACCGCGTCGTGCGCGTCGACCGCGAAACGATCATCGAGTCGGACTGATCACCGTCACGCCAGTTCGGCGATGATCGGCCGGATGGCGGCGTCGAACGCCACTACATCGCGTCTGAGCCCATCGGTGACGGCGACCGTGAGCGCGCCGATCCACCAGATGCCGCGCTGAGAGAACGGCAGCACCTGCACGTTCAGTTCGAATGAATGCGCGCGGCGGCCGATCTCACGCTCGAACTCGGCGATCGCGCTCGCATAGGCGCGATACGCGCCGCCCCCGGTGGCCGTCTTCATCGTGTCCAGATAGCGGTTGTGGGCATCCTGAGCGTATTTCAGGGCAGGTGCCGCGAGCGGAGTGATCGCAGCACGAAGTTCTTCGGCGCCGGTGGCAGGCAGTGCGACCAGAGTGTCGAATCCGTCGATCAGCTCCAACGGCCCCTCGGCGGGATGAGCC
The DNA window shown above is from Microbacterium murale and carries:
- a CDS encoding zinc-binding alcohol dehydrogenase, encoding MADKPQWLIREDAGVPALVALALRQMLGIREPEGLPSLRDLQVRAPDQADASADLEAQWRDYWDMAVEPRAHPAEGPLELIDGFDTLVALPATGAEELRAAITPLAAPALKYAQDAHNRYLDTMKTATGGGAYRAYASAIAEFEREIGRRAHSFELNVQVLPFSQRGIWWIGALTVAVTDGLRRDVVAFDAAIRPIIAELA
- a CDS encoding potassium transporter Trk codes for the protein MSSTDSHETVEATVRRVPRYGVFMGIGVVLGIIAAGILTMVGNYEPSQALDVVYPPSQVFGFALLWTVPIGLALGGVAAILLERVARRHDRVVRVDRETIIESD
- a CDS encoding siderophore-interacting protein; protein product: MATTERPQRRPRPQIVLDVVERIRLTPHLVRIVAGGPGIAAVEDNGFTDAYTKMHFAPAEAQLTPPYDMAELRERLPVELLPSVRTYSIRRFDLDAGQIWIDFVTHGDEGVAGPWAANAKPGDPVVLGGIGGGYAPDAAADWHLLVGDESAIPAISAALEAMPADAVGTVLLEVQDESEHLELISPEGIEVRWLHRGDREAGTTTELIDAVRTLEWRPGRVQVFAHGERGAMKQLRPFLTDERGLDRAQLSLSAYWAHGRREDAFQAEKREAVGQV